The region AGCCGGCACCAACGATAGAAAATACAAGTTTAAAAATGGAAAATCCTTTCATTATTTTGAGTTTTATTAGTTGTCGTAAAAATAGCGTTAAAAGAGTTTCTTTCTAATGAATTGAGCATTTTTTAAACAAAAAAAATAGGTTTTATAAATACCCCTGTTTTGTTAAAAACAAAATAACAAATTGACTAAAGTTAATACATCATTTTGAAATAAATTTCGATTAAATAATCTATCAATTTTCCTACATTAGCTAAAAATTCTGATAAAAAAAAATGACCTTTCCTTTTCAGTTTGAAATCTTCGAAAAAACCTTTTATTGGCATGCTGTATTCGAAACTTTGGCATTTTTTATAGGCATAAGGGCTTACTATTTTCTAAGAAAGAGAACAACAGATTCTATTTCAGATATCAATCGTATCGTCATTATGCTTGGTGCTATGGTGGGCGCTCTGATCGGTTCAAGATTTATTGCTCTACTTGAAAATCCTGATGAAATTGCAAATCAGACTTTTCTATCCATTTTTCAGAATAAAACTGTTGCCGGCGGATTTTTGGGAGGTTTGTTTGGAGTTGAACTTTTCAAAAAAATTGTAGGTGTTAAAATCGCCTCAGGCGACATCTATGTTATTCCAATAATTATAGCTGTATTTATTGGAAGAATTGGCTGCTTTTCTATGGGGATTGCAGAACCTACTTATGGTAATGAAACCACCTTTTTTACCGGAATGAATTTAGGCGATGGATTGCTGAGGCATCCTGTAGCTTTATATGAAATGTTTTTTATGGTTTTTCTTTTTATCTTTTTTCAACAGATAAAAAATAAAGAAATGCTCAATGGCGATTGCTTTAAACTCTTTATGGTACTGTATTTTTTATTTCGTTTTTTAGTTGAATTTATAAAACCATATAAGCCTTTATTTTTAAATTTGAGCAGTATCCAATGGAGCTCTATTTTTATATTTGTTTATTACTATAAATTTATTGGTAGAATTCTTAGCATTAAAAATAAATAAAATCTTACTTTTACAATGTAACTTTTTTAGATGAAAACCCGCGACTATATATTTTACGATTATACTAAAAGCTTATGTCCGCATTGCTTGGATCTTGTTGATACTAAAATTGTATTTCAGAACGATAAAGTCTGGATGCTAAAACATTGCAGAAAACATGGTGAACTGAAGTCGATGATTGCTGACGATGTGGATTATTACAAGCAAATTCGGAACTATAATAAACAATCTGAAATGCCTTTGAAATTCAATACCAAAGTTCATTACGGATGTCCATACGATTGCGGATTATGTACAGATCACGAACAACATTCGTGTTTGACAATTGTAGAAGTTACAGATCGCTGCAACTTAACCTGTCCTACTTGTTATGCAAATTCTGCTCCTAATTATGGGAGACATCGAACGCTGGAAGAAATCGAAAAAATGTTTGATACTGTTGTGGCTAATGAAGGTGAACCAGACGTAGTACAGATTTCTGGAGGAGAACCAACTGTGCATCCTGATTTTTTTAAAATTTTGGATATTGCGAAAAGTAAACCGATTAAACATTTAATGCTGAATACAAACGGAATCAGAATTGCAAAAGACATTAAGTTTGTTGAAACGCTTGCTACCTATATGCCTGATTTTGAAATTTATCTCCAGTTCGACAGTTTTAAACCCGAAGTGCTACAAAAACTCCGTGGAGAAGATTTAACCGAAGTGCGCAAAAAAGCAATCGAACATTTAAATCAGTTTAATATTTCTACTACATTGGTAATCACGCTTCAAAAAGGTGAAAATGATGATGAAATTGGACAGATTATTGAATTTGCCTTAAAACAAAAATGTATTCGAGGCGTGACTTTTCAGCCCACTCAAGTCGCAGGGAGAAACGACAATTATGATGATGATTCGGGTCGAATAACTTTGACAGAAGTTCGCCGTAAAATTTATGAGCAGTATCCTCTTTTTACACCACAAGATTTGATTCCGGTTCCATGTAATCCAGATGCTTTGTGCATGGCTTATGCTTTAAAAATAGATGATGACGTTTTCCCAATGACTCATTTAATCAATCCAGAAGATTTATTGAACAACTCAAAAAATACAATTGTTTTTGAACATGATGAAAAATTAAAAACGCACATGTTAAATTTATTCAGCACCGGAATTTCTGTAGATTGTGCAGAAAACGAAATGAATGAATTAATGTGTTGTTTGCCAAGAGTGCAATCTGATACTTTAAACTATAATAATTTATTCAGAATTTTGATTATGAATTTTATGGATGCTCATGATTTTGATGTTCGCGCGGTTAAAAAATCGTGCGTGCACATTGTCAGCGACAAAATGAAAATTATTCCCTTTGAAACAATGAACTTATTTTATAGAGATCATAAAATTGATAAAATTAGGGAAAACATGAACTTAAACATTCTAAAATAAATTTACAATTATGGAAGGTTTATTATTTATTGGTTTTATTCTTGTCATCATGTTTCTAGTTGGTTTATTTGGTTTGATTTTTTCAAATGAAAACAGAAAACTCTTTTTAACACTTTTGCTTATTCCAATAGTTATTCTTGTAATAGGATTTGGCACTTGCGCCCTGATTATAAGTCAACTTTGATTTGAAGAATGAT is a window of Flavobacterium crocinum DNA encoding:
- a CDS encoding prolipoprotein diacylglyceryl transferase; protein product: MTFPFQFEIFEKTFYWHAVFETLAFFIGIRAYYFLRKRTTDSISDINRIVIMLGAMVGALIGSRFIALLENPDEIANQTFLSIFQNKTVAGGFLGGLFGVELFKKIVGVKIASGDIYVIPIIIAVFIGRIGCFSMGIAEPTYGNETTFFTGMNLGDGLLRHPVALYEMFFMVFLFIFFQQIKNKEMLNGDCFKLFMVLYFLFRFLVEFIKPYKPLFLNLSSIQWSSIFIFVYYYKFIGRILSIKNK
- a CDS encoding radical SAM protein, translated to MKTRDYIFYDYTKSLCPHCLDLVDTKIVFQNDKVWMLKHCRKHGELKSMIADDVDYYKQIRNYNKQSEMPLKFNTKVHYGCPYDCGLCTDHEQHSCLTIVEVTDRCNLTCPTCYANSAPNYGRHRTLEEIEKMFDTVVANEGEPDVVQISGGEPTVHPDFFKILDIAKSKPIKHLMLNTNGIRIAKDIKFVETLATYMPDFEIYLQFDSFKPEVLQKLRGEDLTEVRKKAIEHLNQFNISTTLVITLQKGENDDEIGQIIEFALKQKCIRGVTFQPTQVAGRNDNYDDDSGRITLTEVRRKIYEQYPLFTPQDLIPVPCNPDALCMAYALKIDDDVFPMTHLINPEDLLNNSKNTIVFEHDEKLKTHMLNLFSTGISVDCAENEMNELMCCLPRVQSDTLNYNNLFRILIMNFMDAHDFDVRAVKKSCVHIVSDKMKIIPFETMNLFYRDHKIDKIRENMNLNILK